In Candidatus Pelagibacter sp. RS39, the following proteins share a genomic window:
- a CDS encoding glycosyltransferase, translating to MVKKNFISIIIPYHKKRNFFKETIESINNQSYKNFEVIIIYDDTDRSELDYVKKIIGNFKFKKKLIINNKIIGAGLSRNKGIKISKGEYIAFCDADDLWDKDKLKIQLNFMKNENLLFSHTNYLIIDYKSKKIGNLKVPKNISYNELIKSCDIGLSTVMISQSLTKNNLFCSLKTKEDYLLWIKLIRQLKNFKSINQNLVSWRYLKNSLSSSNFRKIGDALKLYRNHLNFSFLFSIFCVLRLSFYALIKKTIIYFRI from the coding sequence ATGGTAAAAAAAAATTTCATATCAATAATTATACCTTATCACAAAAAAAGAAATTTTTTTAAAGAAACAATTGAGTCCATAAACAATCAATCTTATAAAAATTTTGAAGTAATAATTATTTATGATGATACTGATAGATCAGAATTAGATTATGTAAAGAAAATTATAGGAAATTTTAAGTTTAAAAAAAAACTAATTATTAATAACAAAATCATTGGTGCTGGATTATCAAGAAATAAAGGTATTAAAATTTCAAAAGGTGAATATATCGCTTTTTGTGATGCTGATGATTTATGGGATAAAGATAAACTTAAAATACAATTAAACTTCATGAAAAATGAAAATTTACTATTTTCTCACACAAATTACTTAATCATTGATTATAAATCAAAAAAAATTGGTAACTTAAAAGTTCCAAAAAATATTTCATATAATGAATTGATAAAAAGTTGTGATATAGGATTATCAACTGTTATGATTTCTCAATCGCTAACTAAAAATAATCTTTTTTGCAGTTTAAAAACAAAAGAAGATTATTTATTATGGATAAAATTGATTAGACAATTAAAAAACTTTAAAAGCATAAATCAAAACCTTGTAAGTTGGAGATATTTGAAAAACTCTCTATCATCTTCAAATTTTCGAAAAATAGGAGATGCATTAAAATTATATAGAAATCATCTAAATTTTAGTTTTTTGTTTTCAATTTTTTGTGTATTAAGATTAAGTTTTTATGCTTTGATTAAAAAAACTATTATATATTTTAGAATTTAA
- a CDS encoding glycosyltransferase family 2 protein: MEKLTLVIPAKFEATTLPTVLKEIKDLNLNCKKIVVVPKYDVETQKVLEGTDCVVLIQKGEGFGNALIEGLNHSSTEYSCIFNADGSFDPKYLNEMLSKNEDNYEFVFSTRYRKPGGSDDDTILTFLGNYFFTSLCKILFRLNISDVLYTYVMGKTNAFKDLALTNNDFSFCVELPVKAKFKSFRVFDFPSYERPRISGKKKVNELKDGFLILISILKLFIFKK, translated from the coding sequence ATGGAAAAACTAACTTTAGTAATACCAGCAAAATTTGAAGCCACTACTCTTCCAACTGTTTTAAAAGAGATCAAAGATCTAAATCTAAATTGTAAAAAAATTGTTGTAGTTCCAAAATATGATGTGGAGACTCAAAAGGTATTAGAGGGCACAGATTGTGTAGTTTTGATACAAAAAGGAGAGGGTTTTGGAAATGCTCTTATTGAGGGTTTAAATCATTCTTCAACTGAATATTCTTGTATTTTTAACGCCGATGGTTCTTTTGATCCAAAATATTTAAATGAAATGTTGAGTAAAAATGAAGATAATTATGAATTTGTATTTAGCACTAGATATAGAAAACCTGGCGGAAGTGATGATGATACAATATTAACATTTTTGGGTAATTACTTTTTTACCTCATTATGCAAGATCCTATTTAGATTAAATATTTCAGATGTTCTTTATACCTATGTGATGGGAAAAACTAATGCTTTTAAAGATTTAGCTTTGACTAATAATGATTTTTCGTTTTGTGTTGAACTGCCAGTGAAGGCAAAATTTAAATCTTTTAGAGTTTTTGATTTTCCATCTTATGAAAGACCAAGAATTAGTGGAAAAAAGAAAGTAAATGAGCTAAAGGATGGCTTTCTAATTTTAATTTCTATATTAAAGTTATTTATATTTAAAAAATGA
- the gmd gene encoding GDP-mannose 4,6-dehydratase, producing MKKIALITGITGQDGSYLAELLLKKNYIVHGLIRKSSTFNTKRIDHIYVDPHSKTNFFLHYGDLTDTNSVYNIIHKIRPNEIYNLGAQSHVGVSFDNPEYTSEVSGIGTLRLLEAIRFLKIKDIKFYQASTSELFGETYGKNIFSEKSKFHPKSPYGVAKLYSYWITSVYRESYGIFACNGILFNHESPRRGETFVTRKITRFLARKKLGSKEILYLGNLNAKRDWGHAKDYTEMQWRILQQKKPDDFVVATGQAFSVRQFVEIASNYLKLKIYWQGKGLKEVGYLKKGSKKEIIIKIDKNYFRPNEVEYLRGDARKAFRVLKFKPKYSFKNLVKDMIESDLIEAKKKFEI from the coding sequence ATGAAAAAAATAGCATTGATAACTGGAATTACAGGACAAGATGGTTCTTATCTAGCTGAACTTTTATTAAAAAAAAATTATATAGTCCACGGATTAATAAGAAAATCATCAACATTCAATACAAAAAGAATAGATCATATTTATGTAGATCCACACAGCAAGACAAATTTTTTTTTACATTATGGAGATCTTACAGATACCAATAGTGTTTATAATATAATTCACAAAATAAGGCCAAACGAAATATATAACTTAGGAGCACAAAGTCATGTTGGTGTATCTTTTGATAATCCTGAATATACATCAGAAGTTTCTGGAATTGGAACATTAAGATTGTTAGAAGCTATTAGATTTTTAAAAATTAAAGACATAAAATTTTATCAAGCTAGTACCTCAGAACTTTTCGGTGAGACTTACGGTAAGAATATATTCAGTGAAAAATCTAAATTTCATCCAAAGTCACCTTACGGAGTAGCAAAACTTTATTCATATTGGATTACTTCAGTCTATAGAGAGTCTTACGGGATTTTTGCTTGTAATGGAATTTTATTTAATCACGAAAGCCCAAGAAGAGGAGAAACTTTTGTTACTAGAAAAATTACAAGATTTTTAGCAAGAAAAAAATTAGGAAGTAAAGAAATACTGTATTTAGGCAATCTTAATGCAAAAAGAGATTGGGGACATGCAAAGGATTATACAGAGATGCAGTGGAGAATTTTACAACAAAAGAAACCTGATGATTTTGTAGTTGCTACAGGCCAAGCATTTTCGGTAAGACAATTTGTGGAAATTGCCTCAAATTATCTAAAACTTAAAATATATTGGCAAGGTAAAGGATTAAAAGAAGTTGGATATTTAAAGAAAGGATCAAAAAAAGAGATAATCATTAAGATAGATAAAAATTATTTTAGACCTAATGAAGTTGAATATTTAAGAGGTGATGCAAGAAAGGCTTTCAGAGTGTTAAAATTTAAACCTAAGTACTCTTTTAAAAATTTAGTTAAAGATATGATAGAAAGCGACTTAATTGAAGCTAAAAAAAAATTCGAAATTTAG
- a CDS encoding O-antigen ligase family protein, with protein sequence MISKKLDIKDNFIIILFATLPIAIIIGNFFINFYLLSIFILFIFNVLRTKNFTWLKNKNFIILSILYLYLCLNSFVNYYINQSFGYDGILRSLLFLKFLILFPAIPLLLNKKEILDKIFKFWLFIIFIIIIDIFFEKFTGSNMLGFKSLDGTRITSFFYDENVVGTFLFSFGFITTIFFFQNKLTKKYKIILNSILILVFFSILITGERSAFLKSTILFLLIFYFIDERKLILRKFHLLILTILLATSLFFIFPTVLMKQTEFFYRILNVEKPKTFFQRFENIKYFAHYDTAIEIFKNNKLNGVGNKNFRFECYDKRYFKENLKFTHQRCTTHPHQIHFELLSEQGLLGYFIFFLFLYSFFKKKLFNDFKEKNIFKNIINFYLIIFLIPILPSGSLFSTFNGFLFWFFLGLANLKKTN encoded by the coding sequence ATGATATCAAAAAAATTAGATATAAAAGATAACTTTATAATTATTCTATTTGCTACACTTCCTATAGCTATTATTATTGGTAATTTTTTTATAAATTTTTATTTACTAAGTATTTTTATATTATTTATTTTTAATGTTTTGCGAACTAAAAATTTTACTTGGTTGAAGAATAAAAACTTTATAATACTTTCAATATTGTATTTATATCTCTGTTTAAATTCATTTGTTAATTACTACATCAATCAATCATTCGGCTACGATGGAATTTTAAGATCTTTATTATTTTTAAAATTTTTAATATTATTCCCAGCTATTCCTCTACTATTAAATAAAAAAGAAATTTTAGATAAAATTTTTAAATTCTGGCTATTTATAATTTTCATAATCATAATAGATATTTTTTTTGAGAAGTTCACTGGATCAAACATGTTGGGTTTCAAAAGTCTAGACGGAACCAGAATTACTAGTTTCTTCTATGACGAAAATGTAGTTGGAACTTTTCTTTTTAGTTTTGGCTTTATAACGACAATTTTTTTTTTTCAAAATAAACTTACTAAAAAATATAAGATTATTTTAAATTCAATACTAATCCTTGTTTTTTTTAGTATTCTTATCACAGGGGAAAGATCAGCTTTTTTAAAGTCAACTATTCTTTTTCTTTTAATTTTTTATTTTATAGATGAAAGAAAATTGATATTAAGAAAGTTTCATTTGCTTATATTAACAATCCTCCTTGCAACATCTTTATTTTTTATTTTTCCAACTGTTCTAATGAAACAAACAGAATTCTTTTACAGAATTCTTAACGTTGAAAAACCGAAAACCTTTTTTCAACGATTTGAAAACATTAAGTACTTTGCTCATTATGACACTGCTATTGAGATTTTTAAAAATAATAAATTGAATGGTGTTGGAAATAAAAACTTTAGATTTGAGTGTTATGATAAAAGATATTTTAAAGAAAATCTAAAGTTTACACATCAAAGATGTACAACTCATCCTCATCAAATACATTTTGAATTATTGTCAGAACAAGGCTTGTTAGGTTACTTTATCTTTTTTTTATTTTTATACAGCTTTTTTAAAAAAAAATTATTTAATGATTTTAAAGAAAAAAATATTTTTAAAAATATAATAAACTTTTATTTAATCATTTTTTTAATTCCAATTTTGCCAAGTGGTAGTTTATTTTCAACTTTTAATGGTTTCTTATTTTGGTTTTTTTTAGGATTAGCGAATCTAAAAAAAACAAACTAG
- a CDS encoding LIC_10190 family membrane protein, with translation MINLPILYFGYLIILFSIIGFGYLSSKLLSIRLSLGELGLSGILLMTILSYITNLFVSHGFIHNSIFLLIGLFACFFISKKKLFRKKIKIIILISSVLFIGILMHKTHDDFFYYHFPYTISLIELKKIFGVGNLEHGFRTPSSIFYFNSLFYLPILEKSLINSGAIFFLIFSNIFLIQKIFNQLKNKRYNFILVLSLFSLLFINTIFYRIAEHGTDRSALILIFILAIHYLEGTNRKLSKINFKHYYQKILITVLLIVSLKSFYLIYTIFILILFFEYRKILFEKTYYRKIFFERVSYYFLIGVTIFIFTIFSNTGCLIYPASFTCIESFSWSIPKKEVIEMKTWYELWSKAGASPTYRVDDVEYYLSGLNWFPNWLHNHFFNKISDFLLSLFLIVMISSFFLVKFKKKRLKKNNIYLFYSAIVLLLLEWFLNHPALRYGGFTLIGLSIFIPLSIFIESKLNLTSNLKKKITFLIFLSFSIFLFKNIDRIFKETKKYNYNPLINAHYFINNNSNHFNELFLKAEKKRNIDGKKFYIVLDKDLIKKLNLNND, from the coding sequence ATGATAAACTTACCTATACTTTACTTTGGTTATTTGATTATCTTGTTTTCGATTATTGGTTTTGGATACTTATCCTCTAAACTTTTATCTATCAGACTCTCTCTTGGAGAATTAGGTTTAAGTGGAATTTTATTAATGACAATTTTATCATATATTACTAATTTATTTGTTTCTCACGGGTTTATTCACAATTCTATTTTTTTGCTAATAGGCTTATTTGCTTGCTTTTTTATATCAAAAAAAAAATTATTCAGAAAAAAAATTAAAATAATTATATTAATCTCATCTGTTTTGTTCATCGGAATTCTGATGCACAAAACACATGATGATTTTTTTTACTATCATTTCCCATACACAATTTCATTAATTGAATTGAAAAAAATATTTGGTGTAGGTAATTTAGAACATGGATTTCGTACTCCATCTTCAATATTTTATTTTAATTCTTTATTTTATCTTCCGATTTTGGAAAAATCTTTGATTAATAGTGGTGCTATATTTTTCTTAATTTTTTCAAATATATTTCTGATTCAAAAAATATTTAATCAATTAAAAAATAAAAGATACAATTTTATATTAGTATTATCTCTATTTTCTTTATTATTTATTAATACAATTTTTTACAGAATAGCTGAACATGGGACTGATAGATCGGCATTAATTCTTATTTTTATTTTAGCCATTCACTATCTTGAGGGAACAAATAGAAAACTAAGTAAGATAAATTTTAAACATTATTATCAAAAAATACTAATTACTGTCCTTCTAATAGTCTCACTAAAAAGCTTTTATCTAATTTACACGATCTTTATACTAATCCTATTTTTTGAATATAGAAAAATTTTATTTGAAAAAACTTATTATAGAAAAATCTTTTTTGAGCGGGTGAGCTACTATTTTTTAATTGGGGTTACAATTTTTATATTTACTATTTTTTCAAATACTGGTTGCTTAATTTATCCTGCCAGTTTTACCTGTATCGAGTCATTTTCTTGGTCTATACCAAAAAAAGAGGTTATAGAAATGAAAACCTGGTATGAACTTTGGTCTAAAGCAGGTGCAAGTCCAACTTACCGAGTAGATGATGTTGAGTATTATTTATCTGGATTAAATTGGTTTCCTAATTGGCTACATAATCATTTTTTTAATAAAATTTCAGATTTTTTATTATCTTTATTTTTGATTGTAATGATTTCCTCATTTTTTTTAGTCAAATTTAAAAAGAAAAGATTAAAAAAAAACAATATTTATTTATTTTATTCTGCAATTGTACTTTTACTGCTTGAATGGTTTTTAAATCATCCAGCTTTAAGATATGGCGGTTTTACACTTATTGGATTGTCTATTTTTATTCCTCTGAGTATATTTATTGAGAGTAAACTTAATTTGACCTCTAATCTAAAAAAAAAGATTACTTTTTTAATTTTCTTATCTTTCTCTATCTTTTTATTTAAAAACATCGATAGAATTTTTAAAGAGACTAAAAAATATAACTATAATCCTCTGATTAATGCTCATTATTTTATTAATAACAATTCTAACCATTTTAATGAATTATTTTTAAAAGCAGAAAAAAAAAGAAATATTGATGGAAAAAAATTTTATATTGTTTTAGATAAAGATTTAATAAAAAAATTAAATTTAAACAATGACTAA
- a CDS encoding NAD-dependent epimerase/dehydratase family protein, which produces MTKKIIVVTGGAGFVGANLIEKFLRNTQCKIISIDNYSSGTVKNHIKNKRVLYIKDSSSNISKILNKYKTKIHTIFHFGEFSRIYQSFLKMDECIMSNSIGTHAVFNFCLSNKIKLVYSATSATIGNKGKDKNLSPYAFTKAKNLEMLENLKNWFNFKYEILYFYNVYGPKQISVGPMATVIGIFENQYKNKKPLTVVKPGNQSRRFTHIDDTVDACFYAWKKNKCRHYSISTKKSYTVLEVARMFKTKIKFLAPRKGERYASALTNMNLSNKVYKIFGKISLKNYIKIIVNSKK; this is translated from the coding sequence ATGACTAAAAAAATTATTGTTGTAACTGGTGGAGCTGGTTTTGTTGGTGCAAATTTAATAGAAAAATTTTTAAGGAATACACAATGCAAAATTATAAGCATTGATAATTATAGTTCTGGGACAGTTAAAAATCATATCAAAAATAAACGAGTACTATATATTAAGGACTCATCATCAAACATTTCAAAGATTCTCAACAAATATAAAACAAAAATACATACAATTTTCCACTTTGGTGAATTTTCAAGGATATATCAAAGTTTCTTAAAGATGGATGAATGTATTATGTCAAACTCAATTGGTACACATGCTGTTTTCAATTTTTGCTTATCCAATAAAATTAAATTAGTTTACTCAGCTACTTCTGCAACGATAGGCAATAAAGGAAAAGATAAAAACTTGTCACCATATGCTTTCACAAAAGCTAAAAATCTGGAAATGTTAGAGAATTTGAAAAATTGGTTTAACTTTAAATACGAGATTTTATATTTTTATAATGTTTATGGACCAAAACAAATATCTGTTGGACCTATGGCTACAGTAATTGGTATTTTTGAAAATCAATATAAAAATAAAAAGCCTTTAACTGTTGTAAAACCTGGCAATCAATCTAGAAGATTTACACATATTGATGATACAGTAGATGCATGTTTTTATGCATGGAAAAAAAATAAATGTAGACACTATAGTATTTCAACAAAAAAAAGTTACACAGTTTTAGAAGTAGCTAGAATGTTCAAAACTAAGATAAAATTTTTAGCTCCTAGAAAAGGTGAGAGATATGCCTCTGCTTTAACAAATATGAATTTGTCTAATAAAGTTTATAAAATTTTTGGTAAAATTAGCCTTAAAAATTACATTAAAATCATTGTTAATAGTAAAAAATGA
- the ykgO gene encoding type B 50S ribosomal protein L36, translated as MKIKSSLKSLKKRDLNSKLVRRRGRIYIINKTNPKFKARQK; from the coding sequence ATGAAAATTAAAAGTTCATTAAAATCCCTAAAAAAAAGAGATTTAAATTCCAAACTTGTCAGAAGAAGAGGCAGAATTTATATTATAAATAAAACTAATCCAAAATTTAAAGCGAGACAAAAATAG
- a CDS encoding aa3-type cytochrome c oxidase subunit IV, translating to MDNESHKNTWNNFTKFVLWGTVAVIVVLVLMAIFLL from the coding sequence ATGGATAATGAAAGCCACAAAAATACATGGAATAATTTTACTAAATTTGTTCTGTGGGGAACTGTCGCTGTTATAGTTGTATTAGTATTAATGGCAATCTTCTTATTGTAA
- a CDS encoding NAD(P) transhydrogenase subunit alpha, whose product MRIGSVLENQKIEKRISITPDIIKKYTSLGFEIFLSENYGHHIGINDNEYSKLGVKISKDEKEIINTSDIIVQLGMLPDNKSTLVKENQILIGILNPYENKDKLESLAKKKVNLFSLELLPRITRAQSMDILSSQANLAGYKAVIESFANFEKAIPMMMTAAGTIPAAKVLVVGAGVAGLQAIATAKRMGAIVFATDVRMASKEQVESLGGKFLTVEGSENLETEGGYAKEASADFKNKQEQLLSETLKKIDIVICTALIPGKKAPLIIKESMINNMQPGSVIYDLAAIQGGNTAFTEVNKTIEKNGVKIMGESNILNKLPISASSLYAKNMFNFVDNLFDKKNKKININLEDEIIEKTLIK is encoded by the coding sequence ATGAGAATTGGATCAGTTTTAGAAAATCAAAAAATTGAAAAAAGAATATCTATAACTCCTGATATAATAAAAAAATATACTTCATTGGGATTTGAAATTTTTTTAAGTGAAAACTACGGCCATCACATTGGTATTAATGATAATGAATACTCAAAATTAGGTGTCAAAATCTCTAAAGATGAAAAAGAAATTATAAACACATCAGACATTATAGTTCAGCTAGGAATGCTTCCAGATAATAAAAGCACACTAGTTAAAGAAAATCAGATATTAATTGGAATTTTAAATCCTTATGAAAATAAAGATAAATTAGAAAGCTTAGCTAAAAAGAAAGTTAATCTTTTCTCTTTAGAATTACTTCCTAGAATCACAAGAGCTCAATCTATGGATATATTATCATCACAAGCAAATTTAGCTGGATATAAAGCTGTTATAGAGTCTTTTGCTAACTTTGAGAAAGCTATACCCATGATGATGACTGCTGCAGGAACAATTCCTGCTGCTAAAGTTTTAGTAGTAGGAGCTGGAGTTGCCGGACTTCAAGCAATCGCAACAGCCAAAAGAATGGGGGCAATAGTATTTGCAACAGATGTTAGAATGGCTTCTAAAGAACAAGTTGAAAGTTTAGGTGGAAAATTTTTAACAGTTGAAGGGTCAGAAAATCTTGAAACCGAGGGCGGCTATGCAAAAGAGGCTTCAGCAGATTTTAAAAATAAGCAAGAACAACTATTGTCTGAAACTCTAAAAAAGATTGATATTGTAATTTGTACAGCTTTAATACCAGGAAAAAAGGCTCCATTAATAATTAAAGAAAGTATGATTAATAATATGCAACCTGGTTCAGTAATTTATGACTTAGCAGCAATACAAGGTGGAAATACTGCTTTCACAGAAGTTAACAAAACTATCGAAAAAAATGGCGTAAAAATAATGGGAGAGAGTAATATTTTAAATAAATTGCCAATTTCAGCATCTAGTTTATATGCAAAAAATATGTTTAATTTTGTCGATAATTTATTTGATAAAAAAAATAAAAAAATAAATATTAATCTTGAAGACGAAATAATAGAAAAAACATTAATTAAATAA
- a CDS encoding proton-translocating transhydrogenase family protein: protein MEIDPLIFRLSIFILSIFVGYYVVWSVTPSLHTPLMSVTNAISSVIIVGAIIAGLSGNPDSIFNTSSIFGFLAIALAAINIFGGFLVTQRMLAMYKKKKKEK, encoded by the coding sequence ATGGAAATAGATCCTTTAATTTTTAGATTGAGTATATTTATTCTATCAATATTTGTTGGATATTATGTTGTTTGGAGTGTAACCCCATCACTGCACACTCCTTTAATGTCAGTTACAAATGCAATTTCATCTGTAATTATTGTAGGGGCTATAATTGCAGGATTATCTGGAAATCCAGACAGTATATTTAATACATCAAGTATTTTTGGTTTTTTGGCCATAGCATTAGCGGCAATAAATATTTTTGGGGGATTTCTTGTGACTCAAAGAATGTTAGCAATGTATAAAAAAAAGAAAAAGGAAAAATAA
- a CDS encoding NAD(P)(+) transhydrogenase (Re/Si-specific) subunit beta has translation MISANLSAIFYLISGVLFILALRGLSSPETSRQGNFFGILGMIIAITVTFLSIGNFSTGFIFVLIFILLGGSIGAFIAYRIPMTAMPELVAGFHSLVGLAAVFVAISAFLNPEAFNLGTKGDIKLGSLIEMSIGAAVGAITFSGSIIAFLKLQGIMSGSPIVFKGQHPLNAIILISIIILIYFLCASQSSNLFWILLAVSFLIGFLLIIPIGGADMPVVISMLNSYSGWAAAGIGFTLENTALIITGALVGSSGAILSYIMCKGMNRSFFNVILGGFGATDSSSSSANKEQRPVKSGNADDAAFLMKNASSVIIVPGYGMAVAQAQHALREMVDTLKKNDIKVSYAIHPVAGRMPGHMNVLLAEANVPYDEVFELEEINNDFANADVAFVIGANDVTNPVAKTDPQSPIYGMPVLDVEKCKSVLFVKRSLSPGYAGIDNDLFYKENTLMLFADAKKMTEDITKNL, from the coding sequence ATGATATCAGCAAATTTATCAGCAATTTTTTATTTAATTTCTGGAGTTCTTTTTATATTAGCATTAAGAGGATTGTCTTCACCTGAAACTTCAAGACAGGGAAATTTTTTTGGAATTTTAGGAATGATTATTGCAATAACAGTAACTTTTTTATCTATAGGTAATTTTTCAACAGGTTTTATTTTTGTCCTAATATTTATTTTGTTAGGTGGATCAATCGGAGCATTTATAGCCTATAGGATACCAATGACCGCAATGCCAGAACTTGTTGCTGGATTTCATAGTTTGGTTGGTTTAGCTGCAGTTTTTGTTGCGATTTCAGCTTTTCTAAATCCTGAAGCATTTAATCTTGGAACAAAAGGAGATATTAAACTTGGAAGTTTGATTGAAATGTCAATTGGAGCAGCAGTTGGTGCGATAACATTTTCTGGGTCTATAATCGCTTTTTTAAAACTTCAAGGAATTATGTCTGGCTCACCTATAGTATTTAAAGGCCAACATCCTCTGAATGCAATAATTCTTATTTCAATAATTATTTTAATTTACTTTTTGTGTGCATCTCAATCTTCAAATTTATTTTGGATATTATTAGCGGTTTCATTTCTAATTGGATTTCTTCTAATTATTCCAATCGGCGGAGCAGATATGCCAGTTGTAATTTCAATGTTAAATTCTTATTCAGGATGGGCTGCAGCAGGAATCGGATTTACTCTTGAGAATACTGCACTAATAATCACTGGAGCATTAGTAGGTTCATCTGGAGCTATATTATCTTACATAATGTGCAAAGGTATGAATCGTTCATTCTTTAACGTAATATTGGGAGGATTTGGAGCAACAGACAGTAGTTCCAGCTCTGCAAATAAAGAACAAAGACCAGTCAAAAGTGGTAACGCTGACGATGCTGCATTTTTAATGAAAAATGCTTCATCGGTAATCATTGTTCCTGGGTATGGAATGGCAGTAGCACAAGCTCAACATGCCTTAAGAGAAATGGTCGATACATTAAAAAAAAATGACATAAAAGTTTCTTATGCAATTCATCCAGTTGCAGGTAGAATGCCTGGACATATGAATGTTTTATTGGCTGAAGCAAATGTCCCATATGATGAAGTTTTTGAATTGGAAGAAATTAATAATGACTTTGCCAATGCAGATGTAGCTTTTGTAATTGGTGCAAATGACGTAACAAACCCAGTTGCTAAAACAGATCCTCAAAGCCCGATTTATGGAATGCCAGTTTTAGACGTTGAGAAATGCAAATCAGTTTTATTTGTAAAAAGAAGTCTATCCCCAGGATATGCAGGAATTGATAACGATTTGTTTTATAAAGAAAATACACTTATGTTATTTGCTGATGCAAAAAAAATGACAGAGGATATTACTAAAAACTTATAA
- a CDS encoding transaldolase family protein: MITKIFCDIADINQIRKFSKKKIVKGFTTNPSLMRLAGAKNYQKYSKEILKVCKKPISFEVFGDDYNSIKRQALIIKSWGKNVYVKIPVVNSKGVFMGKIIKELNNRNIKLNITAVYNAHQTKKILKCLNKKSKVIISIFAGRAADTGKDPIPEFKKSISISKTYKNVGILWASVREPYNYLQAKQLGCHIITIPPKIIEKIEKFGKSYNSLTLDTVRNFLTDSKKSKFKL; the protein is encoded by the coding sequence ATGATTACAAAAATATTTTGTGATATTGCAGATATAAATCAAATTAGGAAGTTTAGTAAAAAAAAAATTGTTAAAGGTTTCACAACAAACCCTAGTCTTATGAGATTAGCTGGAGCCAAAAATTATCAAAAATATTCTAAAGAAATATTAAAAGTTTGTAAAAAACCTATTTCATTTGAAGTTTTTGGCGATGATTATAACTCAATAAAAAGACAAGCTTTAATTATTAAATCTTGGGGCAAAAATGTTTATGTTAAAATACCTGTGGTTAATTCAAAAGGTGTTTTCATGGGTAAAATTATAAAAGAATTGAATAATAGAAATATTAAATTGAATATTACAGCTGTATATAATGCTCATCAGACTAAAAAAATTTTAAAATGTTTAAACAAAAAATCAAAAGTAATAATTTCAATTTTTGCTGGAAGAGCAGCAGACACAGGTAAAGATCCTATACCAGAATTTAAAAAAAGTATTTCAATTTCCAAAACATATAAAAATGTAGGAATTTTATGGGCAAGTGTGAGAGAGCCATATAATTATTTACAAGCTAAACAACTAGGTTGTCATATAATTACAATACCACCAAAAATAATCGAAAAAATTGAAAAATTTGGAAAATCATATAATTCGTTAACACTTGATACTGTAAGAAACTTTTTAACAGATAGTAAAAAATCTAAATTTAAACTTTAG